The sequence below is a genomic window from Mycobacteroides abscessus ATCC 19977.
CCACACCGTCCGCCCGGCCACCAGATAGGTTGAATGTCATGTCCGATCTGCCCAATCGCATCTACTCCGAGTTTCCGGGGATCAGCACCCGAGCCTGGGAACACCCGGCCGACCGGGCCGCACTGCAAACGCTTCGTAGTCTCAAGGGATTCGATAGCATCCTCAAAGCACTGGCAGCGCTGCTGCGGGGAACGCCAGCACCGGCTGATGTATCTGGCGACCGCGATCCGGGCCGACGACCGTCAGTTCAGCACGTTGAACAACACCCTCCACGACTGTGCCCGCATTCTGGACGCTCCGGAGATCCCTGAGCTGTACGTCATCCAGGGCCCCTACGCCAACGCCTACACCATCGGAATGGACCGCCCATTCATCGTGCTCACGTCCGGGTTGCTGGATCTGATGAACGAACAAGAGCTGCGTTTCATCGTCGGCCATGAACTGGGGCATGCGCTTTCCGGGCATGCGGTGTACCGCACCATGCTCCTGCACTTGATGCGACTGGCCGGAAACCTGGGCTGGATGCCCATTGGCGGGTGGGCGCTACGCGCCATCGTGGCCGCACTCATGGAGTGGCAGCGCAAGTCCGAGCTATCCGGCGACCGCGCCGGCATGCTCTGCGGACAAGACGTCGACACCGCGATCCGCGTTGAAATGAAGCTGGCCGGGGGCTCCCGGTTGGACGAGATGGATACCCAGCGCTTCCTGGCACAGGCAGCAGAATACGAGCGCACCGGTGATATGCGTGACGGTGTGCTCAAGTTGCTCAATCTCGAACTGCAGTCGCATCCGTTCTCGGTGATCCGCGCCGCCGAGCTCAGCAAGTGGATCGACCGCGGCGAATACGGTGCGATCCTGAGCGGCGATTATCCCCTGCGCACAGATGACGAGCAGACCGACCTCGGATCTGAATTCCGCTCCGCGGCAAGGTCCTACAAGGAGAACTTCGATTCCTCGACCGCCCCCCTCATCTCGGCCTTGCGGAACTTCGGATCCACCCTCGACGGTGTGGTGAACGTTGTCGGCCAGGGCGTCACCGATGTCGCTACCGACGTCCGGCGCCGGTTCTCGGAGTGGCGCAACAACTCCGATGACGAACCCGACGATGACACCTGAGCACGACAGCCTCCCCATCACGGGGATGCCGCCGGTTATTCGATGGCCCCCGCGGACACTTCCGAATACGCTCAAGTCCCATGACATCGGCTCTCGACCCACACGCGCTACGCGCCACGATGCGCGCCGACCTGGGCGTCGCGATGAAGGCCCGCAACAGCCGGGCCATCAGCGCGCTACGCACCGCGATCGCCGCGATCGACAATGCTGAGTCGGTGGACAGCACGGCGGCAACCGCCCCCGCCAGCGCTCATATTGCCGGTGCCACAATCGGTCTCGGCACGGCCGAAGTGCCTCGCCGCAGCCTCTCCCCTGCCCAGGTGCACGCCATCTTGCGAGCACAGATCGACGATCGGTCCGCCGAAGCGGATCGATACGAGACCCTCGGGCAGATTGAGGCAGCCGAAGGGCTGCGCGGCGAAGCGCAGATTATCGCCGCATACCTATAGCTTGTGGTACCGCCGTGCGATGCCGTCGCAGAGAATCTCGACACCCTTGGCGATCACCTCACGCGGATTGGTCACCTCGGGCAGATCTCCCAATCCCAAGAGGGCGGCCAGCCGTGGAGATTCCGGCACCTCGGCGTTGCCCGCGATGAGTTCAGACAGGCCCGAGAAGTCTGTGCGGGCGCCGGGCGAAACGAGTTGTCCGCCGACGGCACCGAGGCCCACCCCCTGCGAGTAACTCCACACCTGGAAGGTCAGTTCCGCGGCCTCGGGTGCCGCGACCCCCAAATGACTGAATGCCTCAAGCAGCCAGTCGAAACAGACCAGCGTTTCCGGCTGCATGCCATTGCGCGGCACCGCGTACGCCAACAGCACCCAGGGATGGGTGCTGTACAGATCGAAGTCGTGCTCGACGGCCACGCGCACGCGTGCGCGCCAATCCGGAACACCCATCATCTCGTCGGGGTACGCAAAGCGCCGGGTGACCTCCGCCGTCATTTCGACCAGAAGCGCGTCCTTGTCGGCGACATGCCGGTACAGCGACATGGCTCCCACCCCGAGCGCGTCGGCGATCTTGCGCATGGACACTCCGGACAGACCATCCGAATCGGCAATCTCGATGGCCTTGCCGACAATCGATTCCAAGGTCAGGCGCGGATCGGTCACGGCGCTCCCTCCATACTCGATTGACCAGCTAGGCCAATTTGCGTACAGTGTACCCAGCCTGTTGCGTACGCCGTACGCGCCCAAATATACCGCCGGAGCGATGCCCCATGACCAGCTGTAAGTCCACTGCGCCAGAAAACGCGACCGCCCCCGAGGGTGCCCGCGTCGGACGCCGCACGTGGTTCGGACTGGCCTCGCTGCTACTGCCCGTCTTCCTGGTGTCCATGGACGTCTCGGTGCTGTTCTTGGCCATGCCGCGACTGTCCGAATCTCTCAATCCCTCGGCAGCCGAGCAGCTCTGGATACTAGACGTGTACGGATTCCTGCTCGCCGGTCTGCTCATCACCATGGGCAATCTGGGCGACCGCTGGGGACGTCGTCGCCTTATGCTCTGGGGTGCAACACTTTTCGCCGCAGCCTCGGTGCTGGCAGCATTCGCGCCCACTCCGCTGGCGCTGATCGGCGCCCGGGCGCTGATGGGCGTCGGCGGGGCCACACTGCTCCCGGCGAGCCTGGCGCTCATCGGAGTCATGTTCCCCAACCCGCGCCAGAAGGCGCTGGCCATCGGCATCTGGTCTGCGGCGTTCTCGTTCGGTGCCGCCGTCGGGCCCGTAATCGGCGGAGTGCTGCTGCATCATTTCTGGTGGGGTTCGGTGTTCCTCATCAACGTGCCGGTGCTGATCGTGCTGTTACTCACCGCGGACGCGCTTATCCCCGAATACCGCAATCCCATACGAGCCCCCTTTGACCTCGTCGGCGTCGCGTTGTCCATGGTCGGCATCATGACGCTGGTCTATTCGGTGAAAGCCATGGCGACACACGGATTCTCAGCAGCCGTAGCGATCACCGGCGCGGTCGGGGTACTCACCCTTGCGTTATTCGTCCGCCAACAGGTTCGCAACCCACATCCGCTACTGGCGCTGGATCTGTTCCGCAACCGCACCTTCACGGTGGCAATCGTCGGAACTGTCGGAGCCATGGCGACGTTCGGCGCCACCACCTACCTCACCGGGCTCTATGTGCAGTCCGTTCTCGGTTTCGACGTGCTCGCCGCGGCATTCCTGGGCCTGCCGATGGCGGTGGTCGTGGCCTATTTCTCCATGGACGCACCGCGCATCGAACGCGTGCTCGGCGAACGGTGGACATTCGTCACATCGCTCTTGGCAATGGCCCTCGGAAACGCGGTGCTCCTGGCGCTGGGCCCACACGGGCCGGTAGCGGTCTATATCGCGGCGACCGTGATCGTCGGTGCCGGCGCGGGCGTCATGTTCACCTTCGTATCGGCCGTGGCCCTCGGTGCCGCCCCGACCGAACGCGCCGGGCAGGCCACCGGTATCTCCGAAATGAGCTTCGAACTGGGGACGGCTTTCGGGCTGGCGCTATTCGGCGCGCTCGCCTCGGCGGTCTTCGCAGCGCGTACCCATGTGCACGAGACGCTCGGACAGGCTATGGCCAATGCCAAGGAACTCGGGGGCGACGCAGGGGCCGCCGCGGCCGAGCTGGCGCGCACCGGGTGGGCGGACGGCATCCACGCCGTAGCCAGCGTCTCGACGCTGCTCCTGGTGGCCATCGCGGTCGCCGCCGCAGTCGTGATGCGCCGCACCCAGGACTGACCGGCCGCCCACCCGGGAACCTTCGGTGCTCCAGACTCGTAGAAAACATATGACCCGCGAGATCCGAGACATCGACTCCGCATCCGAAGCCCTCGCACACCGCGTGATCGCGACGGCATTCGCCGAGGACCCCGTGCTCCGGTGGGTCAACTCCGACCCCCGGCGCGACCAGGCGATCTTTCGCGGCGTCGCCCTGGCCCTGCACGGCTCCGGCCAGGGCGAGTACCTGCTCTATGAGGATGGGGTGGCAGTCGGGGCCGCGCATTGGGATCCCCCGAGTTGGGAACCGCCCGCCGCGCAGAGGCTGCGGGCCATTCCGCCGCTGCTCGGCGGGATCCGGCTGGGCCTCGCTCGGGGTGTTGCGCTGGCGCGCGCCGCCGCGTCCGTCCGCCCTACGCACCCTCACTGGTATCTCGCGACCATCGGCGCCGCTGTTCCCGGCAGGGGGATCGGCTCCGCACTCCTCAAACATCAGATCGATCAGATCGAGGGACCCGCGTATCTGGAGAGCTCCAATATCCGCAACAACCCCCTCTACGAACGTTTCGGCTTCAAGGTGGTCGAGGAGATAAAGCCCACGACCCACGGACCCTCCCTGTGGGCCATGTACCGGGACTGATTGCGCCCCAACGGGGCTGAGGAAGAGGCCACCGGATTGCTGAGAATCGGTAACGACCACGGCTAGGCTGGCGATGGAATACCTAGAGTTCGGTGTGCACTTAGTGCTGATAGTTGTCCCTGCGAGGCTCGGTGGGGACACCAGTAGTACAGAAGGTTGAGATGACGACTGTTCCGTCTCCTGCCGAGGATACGGCGATGCGGATGTGGGAATTCCCCGAGGAAAATCCGGAACCGCCCGCCCGGTGGGGCAAGTATGTCCCCGGCGAACCGCAGCTGCGTGCGGCGGCATTCGGCACGCTGGTCGGCCTCCTGGTAGCGGTACTCATGGGTGCGGCATATGCCGCGCAGCCCGGCGCATCGCTGTGGGCTTTGAACAAGACCATCTTCCCCACCCACTCGCAGGACATCGCGGTGCGCGCGGTGGTGTCCGACCTCAAGAACGCTCAGGACATCCTGGGGAACAACAAACAGCCCTCACCCGATCAGCTCACCCAGGCACGCAGCTCACTCAATGAGGCCAAGCAAGGTTTGGAATTCGTCTCCGACTCCGACGAGCGCACCTCGCTGCAAAATCTCTATCTGCAGCTCAACCAGCAGCTGCGCCAGTACACCCCCGAACAGGCCCAACAGCTCCCCGCGCTGCCGGCGCCCCCAGGAGTCAACACCGACACAAATCTGGCCGCCAACATCGGGCCCGCGGCACCTGCGTCGTCACCACCGCCCAGTTGGGGGTACGCCACCGCGGCCAGCGCCCCGGCCCCGGCAGCAGAGTCCTACCTGGTCCCGCCGCCCGCGGGCATCCCGGTCGATCCGGTACCCGACTGGCCGGCACCCGTTGCGCCGCCTTTGACGCCGAACCTGCTGGATCTGGGGGGTTATGACCCATCGTGGTCCCTGCTGTACGGATACAACGTCTTGGATTGGTTCAACTGGGGGCTATCCGGATTCAACCGGTACGGATACGACTTCATGGGCTTCGACCGGTGGGGCTATGACCGCTGGGGGTACGACCGGTGGGGCTATGACCGCTGGGGTTACAACTGGGATGGCTACAACTGGTCGGGATACAACCGCGACGGCCGCGATCGCGACGGCCGCAATGAGTGGGGGCAGATCCACGACGACGACCCCCGCGACCAGGGGTGGTATGACCGCTACCACCCTTACCGCCAGTACTACGACTGGAAATTCCAGAACACCAATCCCGTCTACAGCCGGAGCCTCTGGGATCAGTCACATGGAATCGACCCGTCCCAGTACCGAGATTGGAATCTGAATCGCAACTGGGACAACCCGTTGGAACGTGACTGGTCACCGGTCGCCCGCGTCGCCGATCGGCCGCTACTGGCGGAGCCCGTGGTGAACCTGGACGCATCGCTCGCGCAATTCATCACCGACGACAAGTCGGCCCGGTCGTCGCAGGACCTGATCAAGGATCTGTCGAACAAGTCGGCCCGCAACTTCAGCAAGGAGCTTGCCGCTCAGACCCCCCGGCCCGATAGGTCGACCGGACCGGATGCACCTGCTGCCGTAAAGCCGGCCGCTCCACCAGTATTGACGGCTCCGGTGCCGGTGGTGCCACCCAAGGAGGTGCCCGCCGATTTCACGCCTCCGTCGTTGCCCCCTGTTGCGCCGGTG
It includes:
- a CDS encoding TetR/AcrR family transcriptional regulator, yielding MTDPRLTLESIVGKAIEIADSDGLSGVSMRKIADALGVGAMSLYRHVADKDALLVEMTAEVTRRFAYPDEMMGVPDWRARVRVAVEHDFDLYSTHPWVLLAYAVPRNGMQPETLVCFDWLLEAFSHLGVAAPEAAELTFQVWSYSQGVGLGAVGGQLVSPGARTDFSGLSELIAGNAEVPESPRLAALLGLGDLPEVTNPREVIAKGVEILCDGIARRYHKL
- a CDS encoding MFS transporter; its protein translation is MTSCKSTAPENATAPEGARVGRRTWFGLASLLLPVFLVSMDVSVLFLAMPRLSESLNPSAAEQLWILDVYGFLLAGLLITMGNLGDRWGRRRLMLWGATLFAAASVLAAFAPTPLALIGARALMGVGGATLLPASLALIGVMFPNPRQKALAIGIWSAAFSFGAAVGPVIGGVLLHHFWWGSVFLINVPVLIVLLLTADALIPEYRNPIRAPFDLVGVALSMVGIMTLVYSVKAMATHGFSAAVAITGAVGVLTLALFVRQQVRNPHPLLALDLFRNRTFTVAIVGTVGAMATFGATTYLTGLYVQSVLGFDVLAAAFLGLPMAVVVAYFSMDAPRIERVLGERWTFVTSLLAMALGNAVLLALGPHGPVAVYIAATVIVGAGAGVMFTFVSAVALGAAPTERAGQATGISEMSFELGTAFGLALFGALASAVFAARTHVHETLGQAMANAKELGGDAGAAAAELARTGWADGIHAVASVSTLLLVAIAVAAAVVMRRTQD
- a CDS encoding GNAT family N-acetyltransferase → MTREIRDIDSASEALAHRVIATAFAEDPVLRWVNSDPRRDQAIFRGVALALHGSGQGEYLLYEDGVAVGAAHWDPPSWEPPAAQRLRAIPPLLGGIRLGLARGVALARAAASVRPTHPHWYLATIGAAVPGRGIGSALLKHQIDQIEGPAYLESSNIRNNPLYERFGFKVVEEIKPTTHGPSLWAMYRD